One stretch of Deltaproteobacteria bacterium DNA includes these proteins:
- a CDS encoding LLM class flavin-dependent oxidoreductase: protein MKFHWFNLMPWPHLPADFREKHRSVWVDVDSRLYDPVVGHKVYNDYLDLLEFAGDLGFDGLGINEHHQNAYGLMPSPQLMAATLARRTAKPSILLLGQSIALYDPPTRVAEEMAMVDVISGGRLIAGFPVGTSMDDNYAFGANPATLREKYREAHDLIRRAWSDPDVFAWNGKHTKLRYVNIWPRPVQNPPPVWVPGGGSIETWDFCAEQNYNYSYLSFSGYLRGEQLMRGFWQRMEQLGKTFNPYQAAFAQQICVAETDDEAQRLYEPHVRYFFDRCLHIWPGFADAPGYRTEATIRAGLATQVAGAAASPVLANKLSWKELVEQGFIVAGSPASCIEQMQNVARKLKIGHVVCLQHIGDMPTEKCMQNTELFARRVMPELRPIWKEYEDQWSPKPIAEKARAVPRPIASGAAAGGR, encoded by the coding sequence ATGAAGTTCCACTGGTTCAACCTGATGCCCTGGCCGCACCTGCCGGCCGACTTCCGCGAGAAACACCGCAGCGTCTGGGTCGACGTCGACTCGCGGCTCTACGATCCGGTCGTCGGCCACAAGGTCTACAACGACTACCTGGATCTGCTCGAGTTCGCGGGCGACCTCGGCTTCGACGGGCTCGGCATCAACGAGCACCACCAGAACGCCTACGGGCTGATGCCCTCGCCGCAGCTGATGGCCGCGACGCTGGCGCGGCGCACCGCGAAGCCTTCGATCCTGCTGCTCGGCCAGTCGATCGCGCTCTACGATCCGCCGACGCGCGTGGCAGAGGAGATGGCGATGGTCGACGTGATCTCGGGCGGGCGGCTGATCGCCGGCTTCCCGGTCGGCACCTCGATGGACGACAACTACGCGTTCGGCGCCAACCCGGCCACACTGCGCGAGAAGTACCGCGAGGCGCACGACCTGATCCGGCGCGCCTGGAGCGACCCGGACGTGTTCGCCTGGAACGGCAAGCACACCAAACTGCGTTACGTGAACATCTGGCCGCGGCCGGTGCAGAACCCTCCGCCGGTCTGGGTGCCGGGCGGCGGCTCGATCGAGACCTGGGATTTCTGCGCGGAGCAGAACTACAACTACAGCTACCTCTCCTTCAGCGGCTACCTGCGCGGCGAGCAGCTGATGCGCGGCTTCTGGCAGCGCATGGAGCAGCTGGGCAAGACCTTCAACCCCTACCAGGCCGCATTCGCACAGCAGATCTGCGTGGCCGAGACCGACGACGAGGCGCAGCGGCTGTACGAGCCGCACGTGCGCTACTTCTTCGACCGCTGCCTGCACATCTGGCCCGGCTTCGCCGACGCCCCCGGCTACCGCACCGAGGCGACGATCCGCGCGGGGCTCGCGACGCAGGTCGCGGGTGCTGCGGCTTCGCCCGTGCTCGCCAACAAGCTGTCCTGGAAGGAGCTGGTCGAGCAGGGCTTCATCGTCGCGGGCAGCCCCGCGAGCTGCATCGAGCAGATGCAGAACGTCGCGCGCAAGCTGAAGATCGGACACGTCGTCTGCTTGCAGCACATCGGCGACATGCCGACCGAGAAGTGCATGCAGAACACGGAGCTCTTCGCGCGGCGCGTGATGCCGGAGCTGCGCCCGATCTGGAAGG
- a CDS encoding TerC family protein has protein sequence MLFPFAEYAWLYGAVIALVLALLALDLGVFHRDAHAVSIREAAVWTVVWISLGVAVNVALWQYAHWAFPRDPRLLAIPGFDPAAAADRVGLEYLTGFLVEKALAVDNIFVFVVVFSYLAIPPRYQHRVLFYGILGALVFRSIFIAMGSVLLRYEAAVIFFGTLLILTGMKMLWVGDAKPAPERNPIVRLMRRFVPLSDGLREQRFLVRENGRWLATPLLIALVWIEATDIVFAVDSVPAIYALTREPLIVFASNIFAILGMRSLYFMLAGAVDRFHLLNYGLALVLVFVGVKMVWLNGAFGGKLPIEISLGVIALLIGSAMLMSVLFPKQPARREQSSA, from the coding sequence TTGCTGTTCCCGTTCGCCGAGTACGCCTGGCTGTACGGCGCCGTCATCGCGCTCGTGCTGGCGCTTCTGGCGCTGGACCTGGGCGTCTTCCACAGAGACGCGCACGCCGTCTCGATCCGCGAGGCGGCGGTCTGGACCGTGGTCTGGATCTCGCTCGGCGTGGCGGTGAACGTCGCGCTCTGGCAGTACGCGCACTGGGCGTTCCCGCGCGACCCGCGCCTGCTCGCCATCCCCGGCTTCGATCCCGCCGCGGCCGCGGACCGCGTGGGATTGGAGTACCTGACCGGCTTCCTGGTCGAGAAGGCGCTCGCGGTCGACAACATCTTCGTCTTCGTGGTGGTCTTCTCCTATCTGGCCATCCCGCCGCGCTACCAGCACCGCGTGCTCTTCTACGGGATTCTCGGCGCGCTGGTGTTCCGCTCCATCTTCATCGCGATGGGGTCGGTGCTGCTTCGCTACGAGGCCGCGGTGATCTTCTTCGGCACGCTGCTGATCCTGACCGGCATGAAGATGCTCTGGGTGGGCGACGCAAAGCCCGCGCCGGAGCGCAATCCGATCGTGCGGCTGATGCGCCGCTTCGTGCCGCTCAGCGACGGCCTGCGCGAGCAGCGCTTCCTCGTGCGCGAGAACGGCCGTTGGCTGGCGACCCCGCTCTTGATCGCGCTGGTCTGGATCGAGGCGACCGACATCGTCTTCGCGGTCGACTCCGTGCCCGCGATCTACGCGCTGACCCGCGAGCCGCTGATCGTGTTCGCGTCGAACATCTTCGCGATCCTGGGCATGCGCTCGCTCTACTTCATGCTGGCCGGCGCCGTGGATCGCTTCCACCTGTTGAACTACGGGCTGGCGCTGGTGCTGGTCTTCGTGGGCGTGAAGATGGTCTGGCTGAACGGCGCCTTCGGCGGGAAGCTCCCGATCGAGATCTCGCTGGGCGTGATCGCGCTGCTGATCGGAAGCGCCATGCTCATGTCGGTGCTGTTCCCGAAGCAGCCCGCGCGGCGGGAGCAGAGCTCGGCCTGA
- the nhaR gene encoding transcriptional activator NhaR, which yields MDWLNYHHLLYFYTVAKEGSVSRAARQLRLAQPTLSGQIRKLEEAFDEKLFARAGRNLVLTEMGRVVFRYAEEIFTLGRELTETLRGRPSDRSPRLVIGVADVVPKLITARLLEIALAQAPPVQLTCLEGKSDRLLADLALHGFDLVITDAPLSPHVSVKAYNHLLGEAQVGFFATRALAERLRRRFPDSLGGAPLLLPTPNTQLRRSLDQWFQRRGIQPRLVAEFEDSALAKVFAQHGHGIFAAPSLLAQELRDQYGVRAIGDADGVIERYYAISVERRIKHPAVAAITEAARERIFKRG from the coding sequence GTGGACTGGCTCAACTACCATCACCTGCTCTACTTCTACACCGTCGCGAAGGAGGGCAGCGTGTCGCGCGCGGCGCGGCAACTGCGCCTGGCGCAGCCCACGCTTTCGGGACAGATCCGCAAGCTCGAAGAGGCCTTCGACGAGAAGCTCTTCGCGCGCGCAGGGCGCAATCTCGTGCTCACCGAGATGGGCCGGGTCGTGTTCCGCTACGCGGAGGAGATCTTCACGCTCGGACGCGAGCTGACCGAGACGTTGCGCGGGCGGCCTTCCGACCGCAGCCCGCGGCTCGTGATCGGCGTCGCCGACGTGGTGCCGAAGCTGATCACGGCGCGGCTGCTCGAGATCGCGCTCGCGCAGGCGCCGCCGGTCCAGCTCACCTGCCTCGAGGGCAAGTCGGACCGCCTGCTCGCGGACCTGGCCCTGCACGGGTTCGACCTGGTGATCACCGACGCGCCACTGTCGCCCCACGTGAGCGTGAAGGCGTACAATCACCTGCTCGGCGAGGCGCAGGTGGGCTTCTTCGCCACGCGCGCGCTCGCGGAGCGGCTGCGGCGCCGCTTCCCGGACTCGCTCGGCGGCGCGCCGCTGCTGCTGCCGACGCCCAACACACAGCTGCGTCGCTCGCTCGACCAGTGGTTCCAGCGGCGCGGGATCCAGCCACGCCTGGTCGCAGAGTTCGAGGACAGCGCGCTGGCGAAGGTCTTCGCGCAGCACGGCCACGGGATCTTCGCGGCCCCGTCGCTTCTGGCGCAGGAGCTTCGCGATCAGTACGGCGTGCGCGCGATCGGCGACGCGGACGGGGTGATCGAGCGCTACTACGCGATCTCGGTGGAGCGGCGCATCAAGCACCCGGCCGTCGCGGCGATCACCGAGGCCGCGCGCGAGCGGATCTTCAAGCGCGGCTAG
- the htpX gene encoding protease HtpX: protein MKRIVLFAATNLAILAVLVLVASLLGLGGTLDARGVALDLPKLLAFAAVFGMGGSFLSLLLSKWLAKRATGARVIERPADEEEAWLVQTVRAQALAAGIGVPEVAVYDSPEPNAFATGARRDAALVAVSTGLLRTMSRREVESVLAHEVSHVQSGDMVTLALIQGVVNTFVLFLSRVIGHAVDRLVFRSEEGHGPAFLVTSLASQLVLGIFATLLVLWFSRQREFRADAGAARLAGREGMIAALESLRRHAGGRSDLPEGLSAFGIAGGGGRFARWFASHPPLEQRIERLRNAA from the coding sequence ATGAAGCGCATCGTCCTGTTCGCGGCCACCAACCTCGCGATCCTGGCAGTCCTGGTCCTGGTCGCGAGCCTGCTCGGGCTCGGAGGCACGCTCGACGCGCGCGGCGTCGCGCTCGACCTGCCCAAGCTGCTCGCTTTCGCGGCGGTCTTCGGCATGGGAGGCTCGTTCCTGTCGCTGCTGCTCTCGAAGTGGCTGGCGAAGCGCGCGACCGGCGCGCGCGTGATCGAGCGCCCGGCCGACGAGGAGGAGGCCTGGCTGGTGCAGACCGTGCGCGCGCAGGCGCTCGCGGCCGGGATCGGCGTACCGGAGGTCGCCGTGTACGACTCGCCCGAGCCGAACGCCTTCGCGACCGGCGCCCGTCGCGACGCCGCGCTGGTCGCGGTCAGCACCGGGCTGCTGAGGACCATGAGCCGGCGCGAGGTCGAATCGGTGCTCGCGCACGAGGTGAGTCACGTGCAAAGCGGCGACATGGTCACCCTCGCGCTGATCCAGGGCGTCGTGAACACCTTCGTGCTCTTCCTCTCGCGCGTGATCGGTCACGCGGTCGATCGGCTGGTCTTCCGCAGCGAGGAAGGCCACGGCCCGGCCTTCCTGGTCACGTCGCTCGCGTCGCAGCTGGTGCTCGGCATCTTCGCCACGCTCCTCGTGCTCTGGTTCTCGCGCCAGCGCGAGTTCCGGGCGGACGCCGGTGCGGCTCGCCTGGCCGGTCGCGAAGGCATGATCGCGGCGCTCGAGTCGCTGCGCCGGCACGCGGGCGGGCGCAGCGACCTGCCCGAGGGTCTGTCCGCGTTCGGGATCGCGGGCGGCGGCGGTCGCTTCGCGCGCTGGTTCGCGAGCCATCCTCCGCTCGAGCAGCGCATCGAGCGGCTGCGCAACGCGGCGTGA
- the gloB gene encoding hydroxyacylglutathione hydrolase, producing the protein MRVERVPTLRDNYTYLVIDPASNEAAVIDAPEAAPVIARIAKLGVRLTKILSTHHHLDHCGANPELAARYGVPVVGHVSDAERIPGFTDGVDEGEHVRVGRLSAEVVFIPAHTRGHVAYVFPGAVFCGDTLFAGGCGRIFEGTPQMMHEALNLKLGRLPDATRVYCGHEYTESNLRFALTLEPRNAALVERMDRVKRARAGAAADWHDAAEAEMTVPSTIADERATNPFMRASSPELLASVRALLPATPADPASVLGAVRALKDKF; encoded by the coding sequence ATGCGAGTCGAACGCGTCCCGACGCTGCGAGACAACTACACCTATCTGGTGATCGATCCCGCCTCGAACGAGGCGGCCGTGATCGACGCGCCGGAAGCGGCGCCCGTGATCGCGCGGATCGCGAAGCTCGGCGTCCGGCTCACGAAGATCCTCTCGACGCACCACCACCTGGACCACTGCGGCGCGAACCCCGAGCTCGCCGCCCGCTACGGCGTGCCCGTGGTCGGGCACGTCTCGGACGCGGAGCGGATTCCCGGCTTTACCGACGGCGTGGACGAGGGCGAGCACGTGAGGGTCGGCAGGCTCTCGGCCGAGGTCGTGTTCATCCCGGCACACACGCGCGGCCACGTCGCGTACGTGTTTCCCGGCGCGGTCTTCTGCGGCGACACGCTCTTCGCCGGCGGCTGCGGGCGGATCTTCGAGGGAACGCCGCAGATGATGCACGAGGCGCTGAACCTGAAGCTCGGCCGGCTCCCCGACGCCACGCGCGTCTACTGCGGGCACGAGTACACCGAATCCAATCTGCGCTTCGCGCTCACCCTCGAGCCGCGAAACGCCGCGCTGGTCGAGAGAATGGACCGAGTGAAGCGGGCCCGTGCAGGCGCGGCGGCGGACTGGCACGACGCAGCCGAGGCCGAGATGACCGTGCCCTCGACGATCGCCGACGAGCGCGCGACGAATCCGTTCATGCGCGCGAGCTCGCCGGAGCTGCTCGCGAGCGTGCGCGCGCTCCTGCCCGCGACGCCCGCGGACCCGGCGAGCGTACTCGGCGCGGTGCGCGCGCTGAAGGACAAGTTCTGA
- a CDS encoding (2Fe-2S)-binding protein codes for MVRLICRCMGMSSRRIEAFVREHGLADVDSIAERLGAGSGCGSCRPDLEEILADVRGAPLPEAIRRENRARGEAEATRRVETALFGSIAARLPANTEIELVSVAGLRVELHVAQGDSSELRALVSERLCKLVCEELEVAFA; via the coding sequence ATGGTGCGGCTGATCTGTCGCTGCATGGGGATGTCGAGCCGACGGATCGAGGCCTTCGTCCGCGAGCATGGCCTGGCGGACGTGGACTCGATCGCCGAGCGCCTCGGCGCGGGGAGCGGCTGCGGGAGCTGCCGGCCCGACCTCGAGGAGATCCTCGCCGACGTGCGCGGCGCGCCGCTTCCGGAAGCGATCCGTCGCGAGAACCGCGCCCGCGGCGAGGCGGAGGCGACGCGGCGGGTCGAGACCGCGCTCTTCGGAAGCATCGCCGCGCGGCTTCCCGCGAACACCGAGATCGAGCTCGTGTCGGTCGCGGGCCTGCGAGTCGAGCTGCACGTCGCGCAGGGCGACTCGTCCGAGCTTCGGGCGCTGGTCTCGGAGCGGCTGTGCAAGCTCGTCTGCGAGGAGCTCGAAGTCGCGTTCGCGTGA